One stretch of Castor canadensis chromosome 12, mCasCan1.hap1v2, whole genome shotgun sequence DNA includes these proteins:
- the C12H2orf74 gene encoding uncharacterized protein C2orf74 homolog isoform X2 has product MRMDQFSKSGPMSFETTAITIFIILLICFICIFLLLMVFLYKCFQGKKDEKTGKTDGNDIEDCLNSIVTNNPGEQEKIVMQVIDLKAPAGPSILVQRRSKEVVDAPVENREEEEAKEDKIKETQEPKDANDTNQEGENLEKSTIPVTGNPSTFDGQKRPLKGVTFSKEVIVVDLGKEYPVPQTCSREHKERK; this is encoded by the exons ATGAGAATGGACCAGTTTTCTAAATCTGGCCCTATGAGCTTTGAAACCACAGCAATCACTATCTTCATCATCCTTCTAATTTGCTTCATTTGCATCTTCCTTTTATTGATGGTTTTTTTATATAAATG TTTCCAAGGcaagaaagatgaaaagacaggaaaaacagaTGGTAACGATATTGAAGATTGTTTAAATTCTATTGTGACAAACAATCCAGGAGAGCAAGAAAA gaTTGTAATGCAAGTCATCGACTTGAAAGCGCCAGCAGGGCCTAGCATTCTTGTCCAGAGACGGAGTAAAGAAGTGGTAGATGCACCAGtagaaaacagagaagaggaggaggcaaAAGAGGACAAAATAAAAGAGACACAAGAGCCTAAGGATGCTAATGACACCAATCAAGAG GGTGAAAATTTGGAGAAATCAACCATACCTGTCACTGGAAATCCTTCAACTTTTGATGGCCAAAAAAGACCTTTAAAAGGAGTGACGTTTTCTAAGGAGGTAATTGTTGTGGATCTTGGGAAAGAATACCCTGTACCTCAAACCTGTTCTCGAGAacataaagagagaaaatga
- the C12H2orf74 gene encoding uncharacterized protein C2orf74 homolog isoform X1 has product MQQLPTFPFQGFRNDNFLFKREIPTLYLIVRTILAFSDFSSLIIFSFQGKKDEKTGKTDGNDIEDCLNSIVTNNPGEQEKIVMQVIDLKAPAGPSILVQRRSKEVVDAPVENREEEEAKEDKIKETQEPKDANDTNQEGENLEKSTIPVTGNPSTFDGQKRPLKGVTFSKEVIVVDLGKEYPVPQTCSREHKERK; this is encoded by the exons ATGCAGCAGCTACCTACTTTTCCATTTCAGGGTTTTAGAAATGATAATTTCCTGTTTAAAAGAGAGATTCCCACACTATACCTTATAGTCAGAACCATTCTtgctttttctgatttttcttccttGATCATTTTTAGTTTCCAAGGcaagaaagatgaaaagacaggaaaaacagaTGGTAACGATATTGAAGATTGTTTAAATTCTATTGTGACAAACAATCCAGGAGAGCAAGAAAA gaTTGTAATGCAAGTCATCGACTTGAAAGCGCCAGCAGGGCCTAGCATTCTTGTCCAGAGACGGAGTAAAGAAGTGGTAGATGCACCAGtagaaaacagagaagaggaggaggcaaAAGAGGACAAAATAAAAGAGACACAAGAGCCTAAGGATGCTAATGACACCAATCAAGAG GGTGAAAATTTGGAGAAATCAACCATACCTGTCACTGGAAATCCTTCAACTTTTGATGGCCAAAAAAGACCTTTAAAAGGAGTGACGTTTTCTAAGGAGGTAATTGTTGTGGATCTTGGGAAAGAATACCCTGTACCTCAAACCTGTTCTCGAGAacataaagagagaaaatga